TCGGCGGGCGACGTGTCGTGCGGTGCCTCGTTGTCGGCGTCCCGATGGGGGCCTCCGTCACGCGGATGGACCACCCGCGCGGGGGCGGCCTCCCCCTTGGCGAGGCGCAGGCCGATCAGCGAGGCAGGTCCCGCGCTGCCGCTCGCCTCGACGGCGCCGGGCCGTTCGTCCGGGAAGCCGGCGAGGATCCGCGCGGTCTCCTTGTACGTGCACAGGGGGGCACCGCGGGTGGGTTCGACCCGCGCGCCCGCGCGCAGGTCGTCGACCAGGCGCTTCGCGCTGCCCACCGTCTGGTTGTCGAAGAACTCCCAGTTCACCATCACGACGGGCGCGAAGTCGCAGGCCGCGTTGCACTCGATGTGCTCGAGGGTGACCTTGCCGTCCTCGGTCGTCCCGCCGTTGCCGACGCCCAGGTGCTCCTGGAGGGCCTCGAAGATGGCGTCGCCGCCCATCACTGCGCACAGCGTGTTCGTGCAGACCCCGACCTGGTAGTCACCGCTCGGCTTGCGCCGGTACATCGTGTAGAAGGTCGCGACGGCGGTGACCTCGGCGGTGGTCAGGCCCAGCATGTCGGCGCAGAACTGCATGCCCGTACGCGTGACATGGCCCTCCTCCGACTGCACGAGGTGCAGCAGCGGGAGGAGCGCGGAGCGCGATCCCGGGTAGCGGGCGATGATCTCGCGCGCGTCCGTCTCGAGCCGGGCTCGGACGTCGTCCGGGTAGTCGGGCGCGGGCAGTTGGGGCATGCCCAGGCTGACGCCCTGGCCCTGCTCGGAAGGAGTGGTGGTCACCGGTCGACGCCTCCCATCACGGGGTCGATGGACGCGACGGCGACGATGACGTCGGCGACCTGGCCGCCCTCGCACATCGCCGCCATGGCCTGAAGGTTGGTGAAGGAGGGGTCTCGGTAGTGGACCCGGTAGGGGCGGGTGCCGCCGTCGGACACGACGTGCACCCCGAGCTCCCCCTTGGGGGATTCGACGGCGGAGTACGCCTGCCCGGCGGGGACCCGGAAGCCCTCCGTCACCAGCTTGAAGTGGTGGATCAGGGACTCCATGGAGGTGCCCATGATCTGCTTGATGTGGTCGAGCGAGTTGCCGAGGCCGTCCGGGCCGAGCGCGAGCTGCGCCGGCCAGGCGATCTTCTTGTCGCCGACCATGACCGGGCCCGGGGCGAGCCGGTCCAGGCACTGCTCGACGATCCGCAGCGACTGCCGCATCTCCTCCAGGCGGACCAGGAAGCGTCCGTAGGAGTCGCAGGTGTCGGCGGTCGGGACCTCGAAGTCGTAGTTCTCGTAACCGCAGTACGGCTGCGACTTGCGCAGGTCGTGCGGGAGGCCCGCCGAGCGCAGGATCGGTCCGGTGGCGCCGAGGGCCATGCAACCGGTGAGGTCGAGATAGCCGACGTCCTGCATACGGGCCTTGAAGATGGGGTTCCCGGTGGCGAGCTTGTCGTACTCGGGAAGGTTCTTCGACATCTTCTTCACGAACTCGCGGATCTGGTCCACCGCGCCGGGCGGCAGGTCCTGGGCGAGTCCGCCGGGCCGGATGTACGCGTGGTTCATGCGCAGGCCGGTGATGAGCTCGTAGATATCGAGAATGAGTTCACGATCACGGAAGCCGTAGATCATGATCGTCGTGGCGCCGAGCTCCATGCCGCCGGTGGCGATGGCGACCAGGTGCGAGGACATCCGGTTCAGCTCCATCAGGAGCACCCGGATGATCGACGCGCGGTCGGGGATCTCGTTCTCGATGCCGAGGAGTTTCTCGACCGCGAGGCAGTACGCCGTCTCGTTGAAGAACGGCGTCAGATAGTCCATGCGCGTCACGAACGTGGTGCCCTGCGTCCACGTGCGGTACTCGAGGTTCTTCTCGATGCCCGTGTGCAGATAGCCGATGCCGCAGCGGGCCTCGGTGACCGTCTCGCCGTCGATCTCCAGGATCAGCCGGAGCACGCCGTGCGTGGACGGGTGCTGCGGGCCCATGTTGACGATGATGCGCTCGTCGTCGGCCTTGGCCGCGGACTGGACGACCTCGTCCCAGTCGCCGCCGGTGACCGTATATACGGTCCCCTCGGTCGTCTCGCGCGCCGAAGCGGCCGATGCCGCAGAAGAAGTAGACATCAGGAGTACGACCTCCGCTGGTCCGGAGCCGGGATCTGGGCGCCCTTGTACTCGACGGGGATGCCGCCGAGGGGGTAGTCCTTGCGCTGCGGGAAGCCCTGCCAGTCGTCCGGCATCATGATCCGCGTCAGCGCCGGGTGGCCGTCGAAGACCAGACCGAAGAAGTCGTACGTCTCGCGCTCGTGCCAGTCGTTCGTCGGATAGACGGCGACCAGCGAGGGGACGTGCGGATCCGCGTCGGGGGCGCTGACTTCGAGACGGATCAGCCGGTTGTGGGTGATCGAGCGCAGGTGGTAGACGGCGTGCAGCTCGCGGCCCTTGTCGTCCGGGTAGTGCACCCCGCTCACGCCCGTGCAGAGCTCGAAGCGCAGGGCCGGGTCGTCGCGCAGCGTCTGGGCGACGCGCACCAGGTACTCGCGTTCGATGTGGAACGTGAGCTCGTCGCGGTCGACGACGGTCTTGTCGATGGCGTTCTCGGGGACGAGGCCCTGCTCCTCCAGGGCCCCCTCCAGCTCGTCGGCCACCTCGTCGAACCAGCCGCCGTACGGCCGCGTGGCGGCGCCCGGCAGCCGTACGGAGCGGACGAGGCCGCCGTACCCCGAGGTGTCGCCGCCGTTGTTGGCGCCGAACATGCCGCGCTGGACGCGGATCTCCTCGCCCTGGTCGCCGCGCTGCCCCGGGAGGTTGGCCGCGCTGAGGTCCTTCTCGGGGTTGACCCCGTTGCTGTCCGCGTCGCTCACCGCAGCAGCCCCTTCATCTCGATCGTCGGGAGCGCCTTGAGCGCCGCTTCCTCCGCCTCACGGGCCGCCTCCTCGGCGTTCACGCCGAGCTTGGAGGACTGGATCTTCTGATGGAGCTTGAGAATCGCGTCCATCAGCATCTCCGGCCGCGGCGGACAGCCGGGCAGGTAGATGTCCACAGGGACTACGTGGTCGACGCCCTGCACGATCGCGTAGTTGTTGAACATCCCGCCCGACGAGGCGCACACGCCCATCGAGATGACCCATTTGGGGTTCGGCATCTGGTCGTAGACCTGCCGCAGGACGGGCGCCATCTTCTGGCTCACGCGCCCGGCCACGATCATCAGGTCCGCCTGCCGCGGCGAGCCGCGGAAGACCTCCATGCCGAAGCGCGCCAGGTCATAGCGTCCGGCGCCCGTCGTCATCATCTCGATGGCGCAGCACGCCAGGCCGAACGTGGCCGGGAAGACGGATGACTTGCGCACCCAGCCCGCGGCCTGCTCGACGGTGGTCAGCAGAAAGCCGCTCGGCAGCTTTTCTTCGAGTCCCATGGCTTAAGGCCCCTCAGTCCCATTCCAGGCCGCCGCGCCGCCATACGTACGCGTACGCGACGAAGACGGTGAGCACGAAGAGCAGCATCTCCACGAGCCCGAAAACACCCAGGGCGTCGAACGTGACGGCCCAGGGGTAGAGGAAGACGATCTCGATGTCGAAGACGATGAAGAGCATCGCCGTCAGGTAGTACTTGATGGGGAAGCGCCCGCCGCCGGCCGGCGTGGGGGTCGGCTCGATACCGCACTCGTAGGCCTCGAGCTTGGCCCGGTTGTATCGCTTTGGACCGATAAGCGTGGCCATGACCACGGAGAAGATCGCAAAGCCTGCCCCGAGGGCTCCCAGTACGAGGATGGGCGCATACGCGTTCACCGCTCCTCGCTCCTCTCAGTCGGCGCTGACTGCTGGCGGATACGTGGGGCCCGCCTCCCGCTCCCCGCGAAGCCACCCCCGGTCGCACGAAGATCGCTCACATGTGAAGCAGGTCACAAGCCCAACTGCCCCGCATCCTATGCCTGCCGGTCTGTGATCTGCGACACGGGGTGCGCCAACAGCTTTGTGATCTCCACCACCTGACGAAGGATCATGAAGTCGGATGAGCGGTGATCTTCACACGCGAAGCGCCTGAGTGATCACCAGACGTGACATCTTGGCGCGTTACCCCAGGTGACAGCGCTGGCTCACTATCAAGAGGTGGCGCGCCCAGGCAAATTGGTGCTGGACAGAACTGGCTGATAGTGGACGCCGTTCACACATCAGAGGGAGAGGTGTGGACGTAAGTGGACGCGGGCACGCGCTCACGAGGAGCGTCCGACCGCGAAGGCGGCCCCATTGTGACCTGCGTCACGGCGACCGTTATCGTTTGGAAACCGGGCTTGGCCATCGGTATCAACGAGTGGTAGGCCGAGGGCAATTCGGGCGTATTACAGAAAGCCCATGATCACAGGCTTGATCAGCCCTGTCCGTATTGCCCGTTACGGCGTCAATAAAGGCCGCCGCGCCCGGGATTCAAACGTTCTCACGACAACTGTGGCGCACCACACGTTTCTTGAAGGAACCATGGAGGCCCTGATAGCGGTTGTACTCATGTCCCACACCGCTCACATACCCAGCCACCGGAAGCCCCGTCGCAGCGCGTCGAAAATCGCCCTGCGCGCCGGAGTTGCCGGTGGCGTACTCAGCACCCTGGCAGTGGCCGGTGCGTCCGGCCCGGCGTTTGCCGCCGAGCCGGTGACCGAGACCATCGAGATGCCGACCATCACGGCGGACCTCTCCGCTCAGGTCGCCCAGTCGGCGGACGCCACCCAGCAGGCCGCGAACTCCTATGCGCTGCAGGCCGAGCAGGACCAGGCCGTCGCAAAGGCCGCGAAGCAGGCCAAGTCGGACCAGGCCCTCGCCGAGAAGAAGGCGGAGGCCAAGAAGAAGGCCGAGGCCGAGGCGAAGCGCAAGGCCGAGGAAGCTCGTGCGTCGCGCTCCGCCGAGCGCACGACCCTCTCCACCGCCTCCTCCGCGAAGTCCGACGTCGTGGCCCCCGCCAGCGGCAGCGTCGCGTCCGTCATCGCCTTCCTGAAGGCGCAGCTCGGCGACGCGTACGTCATGGGCGGCACCGGCCCCAACTCCTGGGACTGCTCCGGCCTGACCCAGGCCGCGTTCGCGCAGGCCGGCATCAGCCTGCCGCGCGTCTCGCAGGACCAGTCGACGGCCGGCACCCCGGTCTCCCTCGACAGCCTGCAGGTCGGCGACCTCCTCTACTGGGGAGCCGCGGGCTCGGCGTACCACGTGGGTGTGTACATCGGTAACGGCCAGTACCTGGACGCCGCGAACCCCTCCAAGGGCGTCGTCATCCAGGACCTGTCCGGCTACCCGGCGAGCGGTGCGGTTCGCGTTCTCTGAGATTTCACGGCAAAGGGCCATCACCCCCTCTCGGGAGTGATGGCCCTTTGCCGTATAACCAGCAAATCCTGTATAGCTCGCGAATCAGCTCTTCGGTGACAATTCACCCATAGGGCCCCAACTGCCGCCCGGGATCTCCGTGTTGATGATCTCCGGTACGGAGGCGATCAGACCGGACATCGTCTCCAGGCCGGCCTTGAAGTGGTCGGAGCCCACGTGCGCGGCCCCCGCGTCCCCGTCCCGGAAGCCCTCCAGGAGGACGTACTGGTTCGGGTCCTCGACGCTGCGGGACCAGTCGAAGAAGAGGTTGCCCTCCTCGGCGCGCGTGGCACGGGTGAAATCGGCGGTGTGCTCCAGCCAGGAGTCGGCGTACTCGGGCCGGGCGGTGAACTTCACGGCGATGAAAATCATGCAACCAGGGTGCTCCGTGCCGCCCCGCTCGGCCAGTTCGGCGCGCACGATTCCGGGAGCGCCGGAAAAGCCGTGCCTACGCGGCGCGGGCCGAGCGCCGCAGGAGCGCCGTGAGCGCCCGCTGCCGGCCGCGGAACGCGACGGCCGGCAGAGCCCACCGACAGGGCGCGTCCGGGCCGCTCACGCCTTCGGCGCCACCTTGCTCAGGCCGTTGATGATGCGGTCCATCGCGTCGCCGCCCGTCGGGTCGGTCAGGTTGGCGAGCATCTTCAGCGTGAACTTCATGAGCACCGGGTGCGACAGGCCGCGCTGCGTCGCGATCTTCATGACCTTCGGGTTGCCGATGAGCTTCACGAAGGCGCGGCCGAGCGTGTAGTAGCCGCCGTAGGTGTCCTTGAGGACCTTCGGGTAGCGGTGGAGGGCGAGTTCGCGCTGGGCGTCGGTCGCGCGGGCGTGTGCCTGCACGATGACGTCGGCCGCGATCTGGCCGGACTCCATGGCGTACGCGATGCCCTCGCCGTTGAACGGGTTCACCATGCCGCCCGCGTCGCCGACCAGGAGCAGGCCCTTGGTGTAGTGCGGCTGGCGGTTGAAGGCCATGGGCAGGGCGGCGCCGCGGATCGGCATCGTCATGTTGTCCGGGGTGTAGCCCCAGTCCTCCGGCATCGAGGCGCACCAGGCCTTCAGGACCTCGCGCCAGTCGAGCTCCTTGAAGGCGGCGGAGGAGTCGAGGATGCCGAGACCGACGTTCGACGTGCCGTCGCCCATGCCGAAGATCCAGCCGTAGCCGGGCAGCAGCCGGTCCTGGGCACCGCGGCGGTCCCACAGCTCCAGCCAGGACTCCAGGTAGTCGTCGTCGTGGCGGGGCGAGGTGAAGTACGTGCGGACCGCGACGCCCATCGGGCGGTCCTCGCGCCGGTGCAGGCCCATCGCGAGGGACAGGCGGGTCGAGTTGCCGTCCGCGGCGACGACGAGGGGCGCGTGGAAGGTGACTTCGCGCTTCTCCTCGCCGAGCTTGGCGTTGACGCCGGTGATGTGGCCCGTGCGGTCGTCGATGATCGGGGCGCCCACGTTGCAGCGCTCGTACAGGCGCGCGCCCGCCTTCTGCGCCTGTCGGGCGAGCTGCTCGTCGAAGTCGTCGCGCTTGCGGACGAGTCCGTAGTCCGGGTAGGAGGCGAGATCCGGCCAGTCCAGCTGGAGCCGGACGCCGCCGCCGATGATCCGCAGACCCTTGTTCCGCAGCCAGCCCGCCTCTTCGGAGATGTCGATGCCCATCGACACGAGCTGCTTGGTGGCCCGCGGGGTGAGGCCGTCGCCGCACACCTTTTCCCTGGGGAACGCGGTCTTCTCAAGAAGGAGGACGTCGAGTCCGGCCTTGGCCAGGTAGTACGCGGTCGTCGAACCGGCTGGCCCGGCCCCGACGACGATCACATCTGCGCTGTGCTCGGAGAGGGGCTCGGTCACGGCGGGTTCTCCCGAAGACTCGAAATCTGCGTGCCGCGCGGCACCGGATGTGGGCAGTCTATGCAGCGGTACTGATCACCCAGCCGAAGGGCCGCCCTGTGAACCGAGCTCTGCCTGATGTACAGCTGCGTGTCCCCACCGACGA
The DNA window shown above is from Streptomyces sp. NBC_01445 and carries:
- a CDS encoding NuoB/complex I 20 kDa subunit family protein, with product MGLEEKLPSGFLLTTVEQAAGWVRKSSVFPATFGLACCAIEMMTTGAGRYDLARFGMEVFRGSPRQADLMIVAGRVSQKMAPVLRQVYDQMPNPKWVISMGVCASSGGMFNNYAIVQGVDHVVPVDIYLPGCPPRPEMLMDAILKLHQKIQSSKLGVNAEEAAREAEEAALKALPTIEMKGLLR
- a CDS encoding NADH-quinone oxidoreductase subunit C translates to MSDADSNGVNPEKDLSAANLPGQRGDQGEEIRVQRGMFGANNGGDTSGYGGLVRSVRLPGAATRPYGGWFDEVADELEGALEEQGLVPENAIDKTVVDRDELTFHIEREYLVRVAQTLRDDPALRFELCTGVSGVHYPDDKGRELHAVYHLRSITHNRLIRLEVSAPDADPHVPSLVAVYPTNDWHERETYDFFGLVFDGHPALTRIMMPDDWQGFPQRKDYPLGGIPVEYKGAQIPAPDQRRSYS
- a CDS encoding putative quinol monooxygenase, whose amino-acid sequence is MIFIAVKFTARPEYADSWLEHTADFTRATRAEEGNLFFDWSRSVEDPNQYVLLEGFRDGDAGAAHVGSDHFKAGLETMSGLIASVPEIINTEIPGGSWGPMGELSPKS
- a CDS encoding geranylgeranyl reductase family protein, producing the protein MTEPLSEHSADVIVVGAGPAGSTTAYYLAKAGLDVLLLEKTAFPREKVCGDGLTPRATKQLVSMGIDISEEAGWLRNKGLRIIGGGVRLQLDWPDLASYPDYGLVRKRDDFDEQLARQAQKAGARLYERCNVGAPIIDDRTGHITGVNAKLGEEKREVTFHAPLVVAADGNSTRLSLAMGLHRREDRPMGVAVRTYFTSPRHDDDYLESWLELWDRRGAQDRLLPGYGWIFGMGDGTSNVGLGILDSSAAFKELDWREVLKAWCASMPEDWGYTPDNMTMPIRGAALPMAFNRQPHYTKGLLLVGDAGGMVNPFNGEGIAYAMESGQIAADVIVQAHARATDAQRELALHRYPKVLKDTYGGYYTLGRAFVKLIGNPKVMKIATQRGLSHPVLMKFTLKMLANLTDPTGGDAMDRIINGLSKVAPKA
- a CDS encoding NADH-quinone oxidoreductase subunit A, encoding MNAYAPILVLGALGAGFAIFSVVMATLIGPKRYNRAKLEAYECGIEPTPTPAGGGRFPIKYYLTAMLFIVFDIEIVFLYPWAVTFDALGVFGLVEMLLFVLTVFVAYAYVWRRGGLEWD
- the nuoE gene encoding NADH-quinone oxidoreductase subunit NuoE translates to MTTTPSEQGQGVSLGMPQLPAPDYPDDVRARLETDAREIIARYPGSRSALLPLLHLVQSEEGHVTRTGMQFCADMLGLTTAEVTAVATFYTMYRRKPSGDYQVGVCTNTLCAVMGGDAIFEALQEHLGVGNGGTTEDGKVTLEHIECNAACDFAPVVMVNWEFFDNQTVGSAKRLVDDLRAGARVEPTRGAPLCTYKETARILAGFPDERPGAVEASGSAGPASLIGLRLAKGEAAPARVVHPRDGGPHRDADNEAPHDTSPAEHLSSHDAPQDTSSSDPAHPAGPVAEEGE
- a CDS encoding C40 family peptidase, producing the protein MSHTAHIPSHRKPRRSASKIALRAGVAGGVLSTLAVAGASGPAFAAEPVTETIEMPTITADLSAQVAQSADATQQAANSYALQAEQDQAVAKAAKQAKSDQALAEKKAEAKKKAEAEAKRKAEEARASRSAERTTLSTASSAKSDVVAPASGSVASVIAFLKAQLGDAYVMGGTGPNSWDCSGLTQAAFAQAGISLPRVSQDQSTAGTPVSLDSLQVGDLLYWGAAGSAYHVGVYIGNGQYLDAANPSKGVVIQDLSGYPASGAVRVL
- a CDS encoding NADH-quinone oxidoreductase subunit D; the encoded protein is MSTSSAASAASARETTEGTVYTVTGGDWDEVVQSAAKADDERIIVNMGPQHPSTHGVLRLILEIDGETVTEARCGIGYLHTGIEKNLEYRTWTQGTTFVTRMDYLTPFFNETAYCLAVEKLLGIENEIPDRASIIRVLLMELNRMSSHLVAIATGGMELGATTIMIYGFRDRELILDIYELITGLRMNHAYIRPGGLAQDLPPGAVDQIREFVKKMSKNLPEYDKLATGNPIFKARMQDVGYLDLTGCMALGATGPILRSAGLPHDLRKSQPYCGYENYDFEVPTADTCDSYGRFLVRLEEMRQSLRIVEQCLDRLAPGPVMVGDKKIAWPAQLALGPDGLGNSLDHIKQIMGTSMESLIHHFKLVTEGFRVPAGQAYSAVESPKGELGVHVVSDGGTRPYRVHYRDPSFTNLQAMAAMCEGGQVADVIVAVASIDPVMGGVDR